A region from the Sandaracinus amylolyticus genome encodes:
- a CDS encoding tyrosine recombinase XerC — translation MAHDDELAKQIALFLAWLRDERRSPDKTIETYARTLHELRSFLVEKKLSSDARRITIVSLRAYLAALFDSHASATLARKIATLRSFFRYLLRRGIITSNPAAALRSPKLARPLPRFLTVDEAFRVVDAPKEDAHRDEALRLRDAAMLEMLYGAGLRVSELAGLRLGSLDRSARLVRVMGKGRKERLAPYGSSCADALDAYLAIRSALVSDKTAPLDALFLGRLGTALTARQVQNVVRRYGALGAGRGDLHPHALRHTCATHLLDAGADLRAIQELLGHASLATTQRYTHVTVDRLMAVYDKAHPLAHDDE, via the coding sequence GTGGCCCACGACGACGAGCTCGCGAAGCAGATCGCGCTCTTCCTCGCGTGGCTGCGCGACGAGCGCCGCAGCCCCGACAAGACGATCGAGACCTACGCGCGAACGCTGCACGAGCTGCGCTCGTTCCTCGTCGAGAAGAAGCTCTCGAGCGACGCGCGACGCATCACGATCGTGTCGCTGCGCGCGTACCTCGCGGCGCTCTTCGACTCGCACGCGAGCGCGACGCTCGCGCGCAAGATCGCGACGCTGCGCTCGTTCTTCCGCTACCTGCTGCGCCGCGGGATCATCACGTCGAACCCCGCGGCCGCGCTGCGCTCACCGAAGCTCGCGCGTCCGCTCCCGCGCTTCCTCACGGTCGACGAGGCGTTCCGCGTCGTCGACGCGCCGAAGGAGGACGCGCATCGCGACGAAGCGCTGCGCCTGCGCGACGCGGCGATGCTCGAGATGCTCTACGGCGCGGGCCTGCGCGTCAGCGAGCTCGCGGGGCTGCGCCTCGGATCGCTCGACCGCAGCGCGCGCCTGGTGCGCGTGATGGGCAAGGGGCGCAAGGAGCGACTCGCGCCCTACGGCTCGAGCTGCGCCGACGCGCTCGATGCGTACCTCGCGATCCGCAGCGCGCTGGTGAGCGACAAGACGGCTCCACTCGACGCGCTCTTCCTCGGGCGTCTCGGCACCGCGCTCACCGCGCGTCAGGTGCAGAACGTCGTGCGTCGCTACGGCGCGCTCGGCGCAGGGCGCGGTGATCTCCATCCCCACGCGCTCCGTCACACGTGCGCGACGCACCTGCTCGACGCCGGCGCGGACCTGCGCGCGATCCAAGAGCTGCTCGGCCACGCGAGCCTCGCGACGACGCAGCGCTACACGCACGTCACCGTCGATCGCCTGATGGCCGTCTACGACAAGGCGCACCCACTCGCGCACGACGACGAGTGA
- a CDS encoding metallophosphoesterase family protein encodes MANRTFAIGDIHGELDHLRALVAKLPLLDERDTLVFLGDYVDRGPKSEEVVRVVRAFERELGCRVVTLRGNHEDAWVRVVDRGWPEFVFPPGNGCLATMRSYVGGAHPREDEMPSREEVDDLFAGRFFPADVIAWMRELPWFHEDEHAIYVHAGLLRRDGRFLHPSETDPKMALAWTREEELFTEYRGKRVVIGHTRTEYLPPELSGHTPHDPSDLWAGECVIATDTGCGSGGFLTAVELPSLTVYESR; translated from the coding sequence GTGGCGAACCGCACTTTCGCGATCGGCGACATCCACGGCGAGCTCGATCACCTGCGCGCGCTGGTCGCGAAGCTCCCGCTGCTCGACGAGCGCGACACGCTCGTGTTCCTCGGGGACTACGTCGATCGCGGGCCGAAGTCGGAAGAGGTCGTGCGCGTCGTGCGCGCGTTCGAGCGCGAGCTCGGCTGTCGTGTCGTCACCCTGCGCGGCAACCACGAGGACGCGTGGGTGCGCGTCGTCGATCGCGGCTGGCCCGAGTTCGTCTTCCCGCCGGGCAACGGCTGTCTCGCGACGATGCGCTCGTACGTCGGCGGGGCCCATCCGCGCGAGGACGAGATGCCGAGCCGCGAAGAGGTCGACGATCTCTTCGCGGGACGCTTCTTCCCCGCCGACGTGATCGCGTGGATGCGCGAGCTCCCGTGGTTCCACGAGGACGAGCACGCCATCTACGTGCACGCGGGCCTGCTGCGGCGCGACGGACGCTTCCTCCACCCCAGCGAGACCGACCCGAAGATGGCGCTCGCGTGGACGCGCGAGGAGGAGCTCTTCACCGAGTACCGCGGCAAGCGCGTCGTGATCGGGCACACGCGCACCGAGTACCTGCCGCCCGAGCTCTCGGGGCACACGCCGCACGATCCGAGCGACCTCTGGGCGGGCGAGTGCGTCATCGCGACCGACACCGGCTGCGGCAGCGGCGGGTTCCTCACCGCGGTCGAGCTGCCGAGCCTCACGGTCTACGAGTCGCGCTGA
- a CDS encoding sensor histidine kinase, which yields MTRAFDTLHAARLRAVGTRFLRQRPLVVAIGALGQAAILASSSAPRAQVIAIAAATGSMVIAFFVEAWALGRRALDERWLGISLGATAIAIGLGALLSGGLESPMLPLLFAPVTVGLAAFGPRRGAGVMIAIAISVLLVLAVVRGPFPVVPSPQRGWMVAWSTLMTLALARLGVVGLVEAYRSVGETLDRMRGDVLEEAAHRARESEALGAKVAHEIRNPLTAVKGLVQMLAKKPSDARDERRFAVVLEEVERMEAILHEYLTLARPLTDLAPEPLRPRALLDDVAAVIEARAAASSVEVRCEGDAGEVIADPRRLREALLNLAQNAVQAMPGGGVMTLRARRDGAQVRFEVHDTGEGFDPAVRAGEVFASAREGGTGLGLALARSVARQHGGTLEIGGERGKGAIVALVIEGATR from the coding sequence GTGACCCGCGCCTTCGACACGCTCCACGCCGCGCGCCTCCGCGCGGTCGGCACGCGCTTCTTGCGGCAGCGCCCCCTCGTGGTCGCGATCGGCGCGCTCGGTCAGGCCGCGATCCTCGCGAGCTCGAGCGCGCCGCGCGCGCAGGTGATCGCGATCGCCGCCGCGACGGGCTCGATGGTGATCGCGTTCTTCGTCGAGGCATGGGCGCTCGGCCGCCGCGCGCTCGACGAGCGCTGGCTCGGCATCTCGCTGGGCGCGACCGCGATCGCGATCGGGCTCGGCGCGCTGCTGAGCGGAGGGCTCGAGAGCCCGATGTTGCCGCTGCTCTTCGCGCCGGTGACGGTCGGGCTCGCCGCGTTCGGTCCGCGTCGCGGCGCGGGCGTGATGATCGCGATCGCGATCTCCGTGTTGCTCGTGCTCGCGGTCGTGCGCGGACCGTTCCCGGTCGTGCCCTCGCCCCAGCGCGGGTGGATGGTCGCGTGGAGCACGCTCATGACGCTCGCGCTCGCGCGCCTCGGCGTCGTCGGGCTCGTCGAGGCCTATCGCTCGGTGGGCGAGACGCTCGATCGCATGCGCGGCGACGTGCTCGAGGAAGCAGCGCATCGCGCGCGCGAGTCCGAGGCGCTCGGCGCGAAGGTCGCGCACGAGATCCGCAACCCGCTCACCGCGGTGAAGGGCCTCGTGCAGATGCTCGCGAAGAAGCCGAGCGACGCGCGCGACGAGCGACGCTTCGCCGTGGTGCTCGAGGAGGTCGAGCGCATGGAGGCGATCCTCCACGAGTACCTCACGCTCGCGCGCCCGCTCACCGATCTCGCGCCCGAGCCGCTGCGACCGCGGGCGCTGCTCGACGACGTCGCCGCGGTGATCGAGGCGCGCGCCGCCGCGTCGTCGGTCGAGGTGCGCTGCGAGGGCGATGCGGGCGAGGTGATCGCCGATCCGCGCCGGCTGCGCGAGGCGCTGCTCAACCTCGCGCAGAACGCGGTGCAGGCGATGCCGGGCGGCGGCGTGATGACGCTGCGCGCGCGGCGCGACGGCGCTCAGGTGCGCTTCGAGGTGCACGACACCGGCGAGGGCTTCGACCCGGCGGTGCGCGCGGGCGAGGTCTTCGCGAGCGCGCGCGAGGGCGGCACCGGGCTCGGCCTCGCGCTCGCGCGCAGCGTCGCGCGCCAGCACGGCGGCACGCTCGAGATCGGCGGCGAGCGAGGGAAGGGCGCGATCGTCGCGCTCGTGATCGAGGGAGCGACGCGATGA
- the hslU gene encoding ATP-dependent protease ATPase subunit HslU: MSGVRTFTPREIVGELDRYIVGQHKAKKAVAIALRNRWRRQQVSPDLRDEIAPKNIIMIGPTGVGKTEIARRLAKLANAPFVKVEASKFTEVGYVGRDVESMVRDLVENAIQLVRVEEMENVQARAQELAEERLVRMLASKDAPPQPPPQRPQGPFGAFLVTPPPQQYAPSEREMNEVRARLRAGELDDEEVEIDVADQGVPFMQIFGQHGMEEMEVNFRDMLSQLPGFKGRTKRRRVKVSEARKALEAEEAGKLVDMDRVQREAVKRTEEAGIVFLDEIDKIAGRQGQTGGPDVSREGVQRDLLPIVEGSTVSTKYGPVKTDHVLFVAAGAFHVSKVSDLIPELQGRFPIRVELEALGKADFVRILTEPKNALTKQYKALLETEGVKVEVTHDAIEAIAEYAQMANERAENIGARRLHTILEALFEDISYRAPELDGESIEIDAERVRTTLTPILSNEDLSRYIL, translated from the coding sequence ATGAGCGGCGTTCGCACCTTCACCCCGCGCGAGATCGTGGGCGAGCTCGACCGCTACATCGTCGGTCAGCACAAGGCGAAGAAGGCGGTCGCGATCGCGCTGCGCAATCGATGGCGCAGGCAGCAGGTCTCGCCCGATCTGCGCGACGAGATCGCGCCGAAGAACATCATCATGATCGGCCCGACCGGCGTCGGTAAGACCGAGATCGCGCGGCGCCTCGCGAAGCTCGCGAACGCGCCGTTCGTGAAGGTCGAAGCGAGCAAGTTCACCGAGGTCGGCTACGTCGGTCGCGACGTCGAGTCGATGGTGCGCGACCTCGTCGAGAACGCGATCCAGCTCGTGCGCGTCGAGGAGATGGAGAACGTGCAGGCGCGCGCGCAGGAGCTCGCGGAGGAGCGCCTCGTCCGCATGCTCGCCTCGAAGGACGCGCCTCCGCAGCCTCCGCCGCAGCGCCCGCAGGGCCCGTTCGGCGCGTTCCTCGTCACGCCTCCGCCGCAGCAGTACGCGCCGAGCGAGCGCGAGATGAACGAGGTGCGCGCGCGGCTGCGCGCGGGCGAGCTCGACGACGAAGAGGTCGAGATCGACGTCGCGGATCAGGGCGTGCCCTTCATGCAGATCTTCGGGCAGCACGGCATGGAGGAGATGGAGGTCAACTTCCGCGACATGCTCTCGCAGCTCCCCGGCTTCAAAGGGCGCACGAAGCGCCGCCGCGTGAAGGTGAGCGAGGCGCGCAAGGCGCTCGAGGCGGAAGAGGCGGGCAAGCTCGTCGACATGGATCGCGTGCAGCGCGAGGCCGTGAAGCGCACCGAGGAGGCGGGCATCGTCTTCCTCGACGAGATCGACAAGATCGCGGGGCGTCAGGGCCAGACCGGCGGGCCCGACGTGTCGCGCGAGGGCGTGCAGCGCGACCTCCTTCCGATCGTCGAGGGCAGCACCGTCAGCACGAAGTACGGGCCGGTGAAGACCGATCACGTGCTCTTCGTCGCGGCCGGCGCGTTCCACGTGTCGAAGGTCAGCGATCTGATCCCCGAGCTGCAGGGTCGCTTCCCGATCCGCGTCGAGCTCGAGGCGCTCGGCAAGGCGGACTTCGTGCGGATCCTGACCGAGCCGAAGAACGCGCTGACCAAGCAGTACAAGGCGCTGCTCGAGACCGAGGGCGTGAAGGTCGAGGTCACGCACGACGCGATCGAGGCGATCGCGGAGTACGCGCAGATGGCGAACGAGCGCGCCGAGAACATCGGCGCGCGTCGTCTCCACACGATCCTCGAGGCGCTCTTCGAGGACATCAGCTATCGCGCGCCCGAGCTCGACGGAGAGTCGATCGAGATCGACGCGGAGCGCGTGCGCACGACGCTGACGCCGATCCTCAGCAACGAGGATCTGTCGCGCTACATCCTCTGA
- the hslV gene encoding ATP-dependent protease subunit HslV translates to MAGDGQVSLGQTVMKSGARKVRRIADGKVIAGFAGASADAFTLLERFEAKLKEHRTPAGDKGGLARAAVELAKDWRTDRYLRRLEAMLVVMDASATFLISGTGDVIEPDEGVIAIGSGGPYALAAARALMRHTTMAPADIAREALRTAGEICVYTNQNVVVEEIEG, encoded by the coding sequence ATGGCGGGAGATGGTCAGGTCTCGCTCGGTCAGACCGTGATGAAGTCGGGCGCGCGCAAGGTGCGGCGCATCGCGGACGGCAAGGTGATCGCGGGGTTCGCGGGTGCGAGCGCCGACGCGTTCACGCTGCTCGAGCGCTTCGAGGCCAAGCTCAAGGAGCACCGCACTCCCGCGGGAGACAAGGGCGGGCTCGCGCGTGCGGCCGTGGAGCTCGCGAAGGACTGGCGCACCGATCGTTACCTGCGCCGGCTCGAAGCGATGCTGGTCGTGATGGACGCGAGCGCGACGTTCCTCATCAGCGGCACGGGCGACGTGATCGAGCCCGACGAGGGCGTGATCGCGATCGGCTCGGGCGGCCCCTACGCGCTCGCCGCCGCGCGCGCGCTGATGCGCCACACGACGATGGCGCCCGCCGACATCGCGCGCGAAGCGCTGCGCACCGCGGGCGAGATCTGCGTGTACACGAACCAGAACGTCGTCGTGGAGGAGATCGAGGGATGA